The Alicyclobacillus macrosporangiidus CPP55 genome segment AGCGCGATGGCCGTCTCGACGGGGCCGGGGGCGACGTTCTTCCCGGTGGCGAGCACGAGGATGTTCTTCTTCCGGTCGACGATCCGCAGGTACCCGTCTTCCATCACGGCGATGTCCCCGGTGTGCAGCCAGCCGCCGCGCAAGGCCTCCTCCGTCTCGTCCGGCGCCCGGTAATAGCCCATCATCACGTTGGGTCCGCGGACCAGCAGCTCGCCATCCTCCGCCAGCCGCACCTGCACCCCGGGCAGGGGCACGCCGACGGTCCCGGGCCGGTTGGCCCCGGCGGGGTTGGCCGCGATCACGGGGGCCGCCTCGGTCATCCCGTACCCTTCGTGAACCGGGATCCCGGCCCGGGTGTAGAAGCGGGCGATCTCGGGGGACAGCGCCGCCCCGCCGGAGACGATGACCCGCACCCGCCCGCCGAGGCCGGCGCGCAACTTGTCGTACACCAACCGATTGACCAGTCGGTAGGTCAAGCCCGTGGTTTTGTCGCTGGAGAGACCGGCCTCCAACCACCTGCGGACCGGTTTGGGCAAGCGCGCCAGCCGCTCCTGGATGCCGGCGTACACCTTTTCGAGCAGGCGCGGCACCGTGACGAGGATGGTGGGCCGGACCTCCAGCAGGTTGTCCCGCAGCGCATCGATGGATTCCGCATAGGCGACCGTGGCCCCGGAGGACAGGGCGGCGAACTGGCCCACTGTGCGCTCGAAGATGTGCGAGAGCGGCAGGTAGGACAGGGAGATGTCGGCGGGATCGACCGGAAGCAACTGCAGGCTGGCCTGGACGTTGTGCACGATATTGCGGTGCGACAGCATGACACCCTTGGGCCGCCCGGAGGTGCCGGAGGTGTGAACGATGGTGGCCAGGCGGTCGTCGGGGATGGCGGAGGGATCGACCGGATCGGTGGTAAAGGGCGGCTGGCCGAGCCGTACCACATCCCAAAACGGCAGCCAGCGGCGCTGGGGCGTACGCGGCATGGTCTCGTCGCGCATGACCACGGCCAACCTCAGGTTGGGCGGCCAGGGCTGCATGATCTTCTCGTACTGCGCCGCGTCCTCGACGATGATATGGCTGACCTCGGCGTTGTCGAGGATGAACAGGACCTGGTCGCGCGGCAGGGTGGGATAGACAGGCACGACGACAGCGCCGAGGGCCAACAGGGCGTAGTCGGCGATCGCCCACTCGGGGCGGTTGGTGGCGAGGATGGCGACCTTGTCCCCAGGGCGCACGCCGCATTTGCGGATGCCAGCGGCGAAGTGTAGGACGTTCTCCCAGAACGCCTGGTACGTAAGGGTCTGCCACTGGCCGTCCTGTTTATGCATCAGGCAGGGGTGATGGGGAGCGCGCAGGACCGCCTGTTCCAACAGGTGTACGAGGTTCACGGTGAAACCTCCCTTCGGCGGAATGGTCCTGCCATATCATTCGCCGGGTATGGGCGGTTTGTGACACTGGGGATTGGGAAAATTATGACGACTCGCGATGGGGCCCGTAGAGGGCTTCGAGGACGTACCGGTGCAGGAAAAACTCCACCGCGCCGAGGGCGAGGGCGATGGCGCAGGCGCGATCGAGGGTCATGTGCGCCGCGGGCCAGAGCCGGGCGAGACCCCAGAGGATGGCGGTC includes the following:
- a CDS encoding AMP-dependent synthetase/ligase, which encodes MNLVHLLEQAVLRAPHHPCLMHKQDGQWQTLTYQAFWENVLHFAAGIRKCGVRPGDKVAILATNRPEWAIADYALLALGAVVVPVYPTLPRDQVLFILDNAEVSHIIVEDAAQYEKIMQPWPPNLRLAVVMRDETMPRTPQRRWLPFWDVVRLGQPPFTTDPVDPSAIPDDRLATIVHTSGTSGRPKGVMLSHRNIVHNVQASLQLLPVDPADISLSYLPLSHIFERTVGQFAALSSGATVAYAESIDALRDNLLEVRPTILVTVPRLLEKVYAGIQERLARLPKPVRRWLEAGLSSDKTTGLTYRLVNRLVYDKLRAGLGGRVRVIVSGGAALSPEIARFYTRAGIPVHEGYGMTEAAPVIAANPAGANRPGTVGVPLPGVQVRLAEDGELLVRGPNVMMGYYRAPDETEEALRGGWLHTGDIAVMEDGYLRIVDRKKNILVLATGKNVAPGPVETAIALSPYVSSAVLIGDGRKYVTCVVSPDLHALGTLAEKLGLEGGPAEWVRHPAVRRLYAEEIRRAVEGFAPFEQPKRAVLLPEEFSIEGGELTPTLKVRNQIIMRRYGAEIEGMYAGTDYLAIFEDGADDPPVPPAPGLPGPIGASSADHVAPRAAPSESPAAQTRRFPRRRWAVAGGIGLCLVTAGAAAAAAARGPARLWNLPALVRQMAGTNDEINGANGQIVRHLQDIDALAGRAPQMAGQLSQVNQSIARDRNTLAKLDDLSRQEVALSQQFLTLAQSMKTDLQAIGASSQTQKKALAAMGGHPN